The region CAATCGATGAAGTTGACGCTCTCGTCGAATGTCTGGTGGGCTGCTTATTCGATAAGGACGCCATCGCTCAAGGCTGTCCCAGCTTGACCGAGTACGGCTTGATTGCGCTTGCTGTCCTTCTGATGATCGCCGCAATTTGGATGATCAGGAAGCGAAGAATCAGAACGCCCGCTTGATAGAGGATGTTTTGCGCTTTCTCACTAAGGGCAGATCAGGGGCGGGGAAACCCGCCCTTTGATTTGTCCACTATGATGCTTGACTTCATATCAGATTCGGGGCATATTGTGACATCATGAAGAAAGATATTGTATTTGCAGCAAGCGACGGTGAGAGGCTCAGGTCGACTATTTTCGGTCAGGATAATCTTGGAAAGGGACCATGCATCGTGTTTGTGCATGGCTTCAAAGGATTTAAAGACTGGGGATTCTGGCCATATATGGGGAACTACTTCGCCGATCGGGGCTATATTGTAGTCTCATTCAACTTCTCCCACAACGGAGTAGGGGAGAGCTTGACAGAATTCGATGAGCTCGACAGATTCTCAGAGAACACATTCTCGCGTGAAGTGAGGGAGGTCTGCGAAATCGTCGATGCTTGCCGTAGCGGTTTCTTAGGTGATATTGGCGATCACAGAATCGCTCTGCTCGGTCACAGCCGAGGCGGAGGAATATCGCTCGCGGCGGCGCGACAGAATCCTGAAGTTGCGGCGGTCGCGCTCTGGTCATCGGTTGCGGATTTTAACAGATATTCTGAGAAGCACAAAGAGAAATGGCGCAAGACCGGCCATTTCGAAGTTGTGAATCAGCGCACCGGTCAAGTGATGCGTCTCAATGCATCATTGCTTGAAGACCTCGAAGAGCACAAAGATAATTTGCTCAATATCGAAAAAGCCATCCGTGAACTAAACCGTCCGCTGATGATCGCTCACGGCGAGCAGGATATTTCGGTGACGGTCGCTGAAGGGGGGAAGCTGCTCGAATGGTCCGATAAGAATCGCACCGAATTTCATATTATTCCGAAGACCGGCCATACATTCGGAATAGTGCATCCGTTCGCCGGAAGCAGCACAGCTCTTGATTCAGTGCTCGAAAAGACAGAGTCCTTTTACGCGAAGAACTTGAAATAGCAATCTTATATACTGTGGATGTTCGGACACTTGCTCGCGCATTGGTTCAGGTGACTGTATGAAATATGCCGGACTCTTATGTCGTTTTGTTGCACTCGTGATTGACTTCATGATTCTCAGTGCAGTCTTCTTTCCCGTCACGAGGATCGTGAAAGGTGTTTGGATTATGAGTGCGAGCGATCACTTGTGGAGCCACGGGCTCTTCATCTCCGATCCGCTCTGTATCATCTTCTTCGTAGCCATCGTCGGTTATTTTATCGTGGCGGAGGCATACTTAGGCGCCACAGTCGGCAAATTCGCCGTCGGTATTCGCGTAATCCAGGTCGGTGGCGGTAAGCCGGGAATGTTGAAGAGTAGCCTGAGAAATGTGCTCAGAGTTGTCGATTCGCTACCCGCACTTAACGCCGTTGGTGTAGTGCTGATACTGACTTCCGATGAGAACGCGCGATTCGGCGATCGCATCGCGGGAACTCGTGTGACAATGCTTGATGGCAAGTAAGCGATGCGTGTTATGATGAGAATTGGACGTCGATAGGCAAATCTCCGATTCGACAGGCTAACAGTTCGAGCGAACCGGGGATTTCCTCGGATGCTGAAGATCGTAGTTCATGATGTTCCGGGTTTCGAGTATCTTCTGGATTAGTCTTTCGCTTTCAGGGGTCAGATTGATAAACTTGTACCCGGTTTGATAGAGCCCTGTCAGGCTGTTGAACCTGGTCCACTTGGCCTGAGCATCGAATTCCAATTGATCAGATCCGTTGATTTTCTTTGGCAGCTTCACTCTGCAGGAAAATATGCGGGGCAATTCGACTGGATCCTCAGAGATCATCATAATGCCGCTAATCGACATATTGAGTATTCGCCCGACCGTCTGGTTCATCACTCGATCGAACACCATGAGGTGGTCGTATAGTCGCTTTCTGCCGTGATTTCGCTCATCTCGTGTCATGGTATCTCCCGAATCAAAATGCCCACAGAACT is a window of Candidatus Zixiibacteriota bacterium DNA encoding:
- a CDS encoding alpha/beta fold hydrolase, with the translated sequence MKKDIVFAASDGERLRSTIFGQDNLGKGPCIVFVHGFKGFKDWGFWPYMGNYFADRGYIVVSFNFSHNGVGESLTEFDELDRFSENTFSREVREVCEIVDACRSGFLGDIGDHRIALLGHSRGGGISLAAARQNPEVAAVALWSSVADFNRYSEKHKEKWRKTGHFEVVNQRTGQVMRLNASLLEDLEEHKDNLLNIEKAIRELNRPLMIAHGEQDISVTVAEGGKLLEWSDKNRTEFHIIPKTGHTFGIVHPFAGSSTALDSVLEKTESFYAKNLK
- a CDS encoding RDD family protein, with the translated sequence MKYAGLLCRFVALVIDFMILSAVFFPVTRIVKGVWIMSASDHLWSHGLFISDPLCIIFFVAIVGYFIVAEAYLGATVGKFAVGIRVIQVGGGKPGMLKSSLRNVLRVVDSLPALNAVGVVLILTSDENARFGDRIAGTRVTMLDGK
- a CDS encoding PilZ domain-containing protein, which encodes MTRDERNHGRKRLYDHLMVFDRVMNQTVGRILNMSISGIMMISEDPVELPRIFSCRVKLPKKINGSDQLEFDAQAKWTRFNSLTGLYQTGYKFINLTPESERLIQKILETRNIMNYDLQHPRKSPVRSNC